Proteins co-encoded in one Nitrospiraceae bacterium genomic window:
- a CDS encoding HIT domain-containing protein — translation MRTIWAPWRMDFIASKKEPGCLFCNKLKEKKDRENLILYRSRHCFVIMNLYPYNNGHLMVVPNIHTPSIENLHDDMLLDFSKVTQYSIKCLNDLMKPEGFNLGINMGAAAGAGIKEHVHLHVVPRWAGDTNFMTTVSETKVIPEHILNTYDNLLKIFTK, via the coding sequence ATGAGGACAATATGGGCGCCATGGAGAATGGATTTTATTGCCTCGAAAAAAGAGCCCGGATGTCTGTTCTGTAATAAACTCAAGGAGAAAAAAGACCGAGAAAATCTGATCCTCTACAGAAGCAGACACTGTTTTGTTATTATGAATTTATATCCTTACAACAACGGTCATCTTATGGTTGTGCCAAATATTCATACGCCTTCTATAGAAAATCTGCATGATGATATGCTTCTGGATTTTTCAAAGGTTACTCAATATTCAATAAAATGTCTTAATGATCTTATGAAACCCGAAGGTTTTAATCTCGGCATTAATATGGGGGCTGCTGCAGGAGCAGGGATAAAGGAACATGTCCATCTTCATGTTGTTCCAAGATGGGCAGGTGATACGAATTTCATGACTACAGTCAGTGAAACAAAAGTGATCCCCGAACATATACTGAACACTTATGACAACCTTTTAAAAATCTTCACCAAATAA
- a CDS encoding HlyD family secretion protein translates to MDEMNVVSNNDKRKKTALVVFGVLVIVSSISLAIYLPYKESHISTDDAFITGRIHTISAKVSGTVKIVYVNDNQFVKKGDMLLEIDTQDYDVKVKEASSAFDAEKTRLSELKYKLETAKQQYEELKAVLGSAKANLELQEANMKQSESDMKRAEELFKEELISKERYEKTKTSYDIANAQLKASREELKQIESRLLTQKAVIKQTAAALEPQKSTIKQKEAQFDASKLNQGYTKIYAPADGNVTKKSLEAGNQVQAGQPLMAVVPLDDIWVIANYKETQLKKVKSGQRVKIKVDTYSGKTFEGTVDSIMAGTGAVFSLFPPENATGNYVKVVQRIPVKIAFDKGTDPGHVLRVGMSVVTTIIIDK, encoded by the coding sequence ATGGATGAAATGAATGTTGTCAGCAATAATGATAAAAGAAAAAAGACAGCTCTTGTTGTATTTGGCGTTCTTGTCATAGTAAGCTCAATCTCACTTGCAATCTATCTTCCGTATAAAGAAAGTCATATAAGCACAGACGATGCATTTATAACAGGACGCATTCATACGATCAGCGCAAAAGTTTCCGGGACAGTAAAAATTGTGTATGTAAATGATAATCAGTTTGTGAAAAAAGGAGATATGCTTCTTGAGATAGACACACAGGATTATGACGTGAAGGTTAAAGAGGCATCATCAGCTTTTGATGCAGAAAAAACAAGGCTCTCAGAGCTTAAGTATAAGCTCGAGACAGCAAAACAGCAGTATGAAGAGTTAAAGGCAGTGCTTGGCTCGGCAAAAGCGAATCTTGAACTTCAGGAAGCGAATATGAAACAGTCTGAATCAGACATGAAGAGAGCAGAAGAACTTTTTAAAGAGGAACTTATTTCAAAAGAAAGGTATGAAAAAACAAAGACAAGCTATGATATTGCAAATGCACAGCTTAAGGCTTCAAGAGAAGAACTAAAACAGATTGAGTCACGGCTTCTAACTCAGAAGGCTGTGATAAAACAGACTGCTGCAGCACTGGAACCTCAGAAATCAACCATTAAACAAAAAGAAGCGCAGTTTGATGCATCGAAACTTAATCAGGGTTATACAAAGATCTATGCGCCTGCAGATGGGAATGTAACAAAAAAATCACTTGAGGCTGGGAATCAGGTACAGGCAGGACAGCCTTTAATGGCGGTTGTGCCGCTTGATGATATCTGGGTTATTGCTAATTACAAAGAGACACAGCTCAAAAAGGTTAAATCTGGACAGAGAGTGAAGATAAAAGTTGATACTTATTCTGGAAAGACATTTGAAGGCACGGTTGACAGCATTATGGCAGGCACAGGCGCAGTATTTTCGTTATTTCCCCCTGAAAATGCAACCGGAAATTATGTAAAGGTTGTTCAGAGAATCCCTGTGAAGATTGCCTTTGACAAGGGAACTGATCCTGGACATGTGCTCAGAGTAGGCATGTCTGTTGTAACCACGATTATTATTGATAAATAA
- a CDS encoding SDR family NAD(P)-dependent oxidoreductase, giving the protein MPVAVVTGASRGLGKTIAIKLGMAGYSIAVNYLESESDAMKTVAEIKNDSFCFRADAGDMKQVNNMADAVYKKWGRVDLLVNNAGITKDELMINMKEEDWDRILRTNLKSCFNTITVFSEKMKKTGGNIINISSYSGLKGKSGQSAYSASKAGILGLTYTSARELAEFNIRVNALLPGYMQTEMGVSSPKAMENAKKESLLNRLSDPDEVAEFILNIVKTRNITGQVFCLDSRII; this is encoded by the coding sequence TTGCCTGTAGCAGTAGTCACAGGAGCCTCACGCGGTCTTGGGAAAACCATTGCAATAAAACTTGGAATGGCAGGCTATAGTATTGCAGTTAATTATCTTGAGTCAGAGTCAGATGCAATGAAAACAGTTGCTGAAATAAAAAATGATTCTTTTTGTTTCAGGGCTGATGCAGGAGATATGAAACAAGTGAATAATATGGCTGATGCAGTTTATAAAAAATGGGGCAGGGTTGACCTATTAGTAAACAATGCAGGCATAACAAAAGACGAACTAATGATCAATATGAAGGAAGAAGACTGGGACAGAATTTTAAGGACTAATCTCAAAAGTTGTTTTAACACAATCACAGTATTTTCAGAAAAAATGAAAAAAACAGGCGGTAATATTATAAATATCTCTTCGTATTCAGGATTAAAGGGAAAGTCTGGACAGTCTGCTTACAGCGCTTCTAAGGCAGGAATACTTGGTCTCACGTATACTTCTGCAAGAGAACTTGCTGAATTCAATATCAGAGTAAACGCTTTGTTGCCGGGTTATATGCAGACTGAGATGGGAGTTTCTTCTCCAAAGGCAATGGAAAACGCAAAGAAGGAAAGCCTGTTAAACCGATTATCGGATCCTGATGAAGTTGCTGAATTCATATTGAATATCGTAAAAACAAGAAATATCACAGGACAGGTATTCTGTCTTGACAGCAGGATCATATGA
- a CDS encoding NAD(P)H-dependent oxidoreductase subunit E, translating into MKRSNEDILHRHLENNGNIISLLQDIQAVFGYIPRESIYYFSEKLNIPSAYIYGVATFYSQFRLNPAGKHKITACCGTACHVKGAEKIIDSLKLELGLDDKEDTTKDGEFTLEKVACLGTCSFAPIVLIDGKVRGKVKHEILVREIKSMKKKK; encoded by the coding sequence ATGAAGCGATCAAACGAAGATATTTTGCACAGACATTTAGAAAACAACGGTAATATTATATCTCTTCTGCAGGACATACAGGCAGTATTTGGTTACATACCCAGAGAGTCAATCTATTATTTTTCTGAAAAACTTAATATCCCTTCGGCTTATATTTATGGAGTGGCAACCTTCTACTCTCAGTTCAGGTTAAATCCGGCAGGCAAACATAAGATTACAGCATGCTGCGGCACAGCGTGTCATGTAAAAGGAGCAGAAAAAATAATAGACAGCCTTAAACTTGAATTAGGGCTGGACGACAAAGAAGACACGACAAAAGACGGAGAATTCACTCTCGAAAAAGTTGCTTGTCTTGGCACCTGCAGTTTTGCTCCTATTGTTTTGATAGACGGCAAGGTAAGGGGCAAGGTCAAGCATGAAATTTTAGTAAGAGAGATAAAATCAATGAAAAAGAAGAAATAG
- a CDS encoding DUF3047 domain-containing protein gives MFYRVISIAFILGLCLVSFLEANPSFIPIDFKGKLDSKGVPEGWELKTKNGDALFKILNEDDEKIVHFTSIDSSFSFQRDISLNLKDYPCLVMKWKAVKLPTGGDVRKGKTDDQALQTLIAFKGGNILSYVWDTNAPEGFLKDDSIGFPLNLKIKILVVKSGASQIGQWLTITRNVYDDYKKFFGKEPPQIKGIRIQINSQNTGTAAESYFGSMIFKKDTAN, from the coding sequence ATGTTTTACAGGGTAATTTCAATTGCTTTTATCCTTGGGTTATGTCTTGTATCCTTTCTCGAGGCAAATCCATCCTTTATTCCTATCGATTTTAAAGGAAAACTTGATTCAAAAGGAGTTCCTGAAGGATGGGAACTAAAGACAAAAAACGGCGATGCTTTATTCAAAATACTGAATGAAGATGATGAAAAAATTGTTCATTTTACGTCTATTGATTCATCTTTCTCCTTTCAACGTGATATATCTTTAAACTTAAAAGATTATCCCTGTCTCGTAATGAAATGGAAGGCAGTAAAATTACCGACAGGAGGCGATGTCAGAAAAGGGAAAACAGATGATCAGGCTCTTCAAACACTCATAGCATTTAAAGGCGGGAATATATTGAGTTATGTATGGGACACAAACGCGCCTGAAGGTTTTTTGAAAGATGATTCTATTGGCTTTCCTCTTAATCTAAAGATCAAAATACTTGTCGTTAAATCCGGAGCTTCACAGATCGGCCAGTGGTTGACAATAACAAGGAATGTATATGATGACTATAAAAAATTCTTTGGCAAAGAACCGCCGCAGATTAAAGGCATCAGAATTCAGATAAATTCACAAAATACTGGCACAGCTGCTGAAAGCTATTTCGGCAGCATGATATTTAAGAAGGATACTGCAAATTAG
- a CDS encoding 4Fe-4S binding protein, translated as MKLRNCKELVPGAVVTEAGSALKFKTGSWRALKPKWIEENCIHCLFCWAYCPDMSINVKEGKMTGFNYDYCKGCGICALECPGKKGNKAIIMEEEGK; from the coding sequence ATGAAACTGAGAAACTGCAAAGAATTAGTTCCGGGCGCTGTTGTCACTGAGGCTGGAAGCGCTCTGAAATTCAAGACCGGATCATGGAGGGCATTGAAACCAAAGTGGATAGAGGAGAACTGCATTCACTGCCTCTTCTGCTGGGCATACTGTCCTGACATGTCAATTAATGTAAAAGAAGGAAAAATGACAGGATTCAACTATGATTACTGTAAAGGATGCGGTATCTGCGCTCTCGAATGTCCCGGTAAAAAAGGGAATAAGGCGATTATCATGGAAGAGGAGGGGAAATAA
- the mazG gene encoding nucleoside triphosphate pyrophosphohydrolase: MDFKKLVEIMSALRAENGCPWDKEQTRASLRPFLLEETYELLEALDEDNPEKIKEELGDILLQIVFHSQIAKEKKEFDIYDVVKTISDKMIKRHPHVFAGIQFKSKAEHQRHWEEEKKREGKKRESVLEGVPKALPSLLRAHKLQKKAARAGFDWEKTDDVIKKLDEELNEFKTALNNNRQSEIEDELGDIFFVLVNISRFVGVNPEDALRKTISKFISRFRYIEMKASESERNLSDMALEEMDALWDEAKTKSRNKTD, translated from the coding sequence ATGGACTTTAAAAAACTTGTAGAAATAATGTCAGCGCTCAGAGCAGAAAACGGCTGTCCATGGGATAAAGAACAGACAAGAGCGTCTCTAAGACCTTTTCTTTTAGAGGAAACATATGAACTGCTTGAGGCTCTGGACGAAGATAATCCGGAAAAGATAAAAGAAGAACTCGGAGATATTCTTTTACAGATAGTGTTCCATTCTCAGATAGCAAAAGAAAAAAAAGAGTTTGATATTTATGATGTGGTTAAGACGATCAGCGATAAAATGATCAAAAGACATCCGCATGTTTTTGCCGGAATACAATTTAAGAGCAAGGCAGAGCATCAAAGACACTGGGAAGAAGAAAAAAAGAGAGAAGGCAAAAAAAGAGAGTCAGTCCTTGAAGGAGTTCCCAAGGCATTACCGTCTCTCTTGAGAGCGCATAAGCTTCAGAAAAAAGCTGCAAGGGCTGGTTTTGACTGGGAGAAGACGGATGATGTAATTAAAAAGCTTGATGAAGAACTTAATGAGTTCAAGACTGCGCTTAACAACAATAGACAGTCTGAGATCGAGGATGAACTGGGAGATATTTTTTTCGTGCTTGTTAACATATCAAGATTTGTAGGAGTAAATCCTGAGGATGCGCTCCGAAAAACAATCAGCAAATTTATATCAAGATTCCGCTATATAGAGATGAAGGCATCAGAGAGTGAAAGGAACCTTTCAGACATGGCGCTTGAAGAAATGGATGCTTTGTGGGATGAGGCAAAAACAAAGAGCAGAAATAAGACAGATTAG
- a CDS encoding DHA2 family efflux MFS transporter permease subunit → MNKWIVALTVMLPTLIEIIDTSVVNVSLDHIRGSLSAGIDESTWTITSYLVSNAIIIPMTGWLSRLFGRKKYLIFSLMLFTVSSFLCGTAWNLQSLVLFRILQGIGGGALQPISQSILLETFPQKQHGMAMAIFGVGIMFGPIIGPLLGGWITDNWSWHWIFFINIPIGVVSILMVMFFIEDPHYMRQMKMKIDYWGLALLAVGLGCLQIVLDKGQQEDWFSSNFITWLATISALSLVLFIIVEFFAEHPIVNLKTFKNISFSTGSTIMFLAFFNLFGSIVLLPIYLQTLMGYNATLAGLVLGPGGIATLVAMPVAGKLVTKMNPKLLLASGIGIAAYSTYLMSNFNLMADFDTIIWPRVVLGVGMGFLFIPLTTLTMSEIKKEEMANATGIFNLLRNLGGSFGVAFVTTMVARRSQFHQVRLVEHLTPFDANYQILSSQTSQMLQSKGLDAASSQQGGLAVIYNQMLKQASMLSFNDAFHLLSVLLLFTVPLVFIIRRNKKN, encoded by the coding sequence ATGAATAAGTGGATTGTTGCTTTAACAGTAATGCTTCCAACACTTATCGAAATCATCGATACGTCTGTTGTAAATGTCTCGCTTGACCATATACGCGGAAGTCTCTCGGCAGGCATAGATGAATCTACATGGACAATAACATCCTATCTTGTATCTAACGCAATAATCATCCCGATGACCGGGTGGCTGAGCAGACTATTCGGCAGAAAAAAATATCTTATATTTTCACTTATGCTTTTTACAGTAAGTTCTTTTTTATGCGGCACGGCATGGAATCTTCAGAGTCTGGTCTTATTTAGAATTTTGCAGGGTATTGGCGGAGGAGCTTTGCAGCCGATATCACAGTCAATACTTCTTGAAACTTTTCCACAGAAACAGCATGGAATGGCAATGGCGATATTTGGTGTCGGAATAATGTTCGGCCCAATAATAGGACCATTGCTCGGCGGATGGATTACTGATAATTGGTCATGGCACTGGATATTCTTTATTAATATACCTATTGGGGTTGTATCGATACTTATGGTCATGTTTTTCATAGAAGACCCTCATTACATGAGACAGATGAAGATGAAGATAGACTATTGGGGTCTTGCATTGCTTGCAGTTGGTCTTGGCTGTCTTCAGATAGTGCTTGATAAGGGTCAGCAGGAGGACTGGTTTTCGTCAAACTTTATTACATGGCTGGCTACAATCTCAGCATTGTCTTTAGTTCTTTTTATAATCGTGGAATTTTTTGCAGAACATCCTATTGTTAATCTGAAGACATTTAAAAATATCTCGTTCAGCACAGGCAGTACAATAATGTTTCTGGCTTTTTTTAATCTTTTCGGCAGTATCGTTCTTCTTCCAATTTATCTTCAAACTTTAATGGGCTACAATGCAACACTTGCAGGTCTAGTACTGGGGCCCGGAGGAATAGCAACTCTGGTTGCAATGCCAGTAGCAGGAAAGCTTGTAACAAAAATGAATCCAAAACTTCTTCTTGCTTCAGGGATAGGCATAGCTGCATATTCAACATATCTGATGTCTAATTTCAATCTCATGGCTGATTTCGATACTATAATTTGGCCGCGTGTTGTGCTTGGCGTTGGAATGGGTTTTTTATTTATTCCTCTTACGACTCTTACAATGTCAGAAATTAAAAAAGAGGAGATGGCAAATGCTACAGGAATATTTAATCTGCTCAGGAATCTCGGCGGGAGTTTTGGAGTTGCATTTGTAACTACTATGGTTGCAAGACGCTCCCAGTTCCATCAGGTAAGACTTGTTGAGCATCTGACTCCATTTGATGCGAATTATCAGATTCTCTCGTCACAAACATCTCAAATGCTCCAGAGTAAAGGATTAGATGCAGCATCCTCACAGCAGGGGGGACTGGCAGTAATATATAATCAGATGTTAAAGCAGGCTTCCATGCTTTCTTTTAATGATGCATTTCATCTGTTGAGTGTACTTTTGCTATTTACTGTGCCGCTTGTTTTTATAATAAGACGCAATAAGAAAAATTAA
- the bioD gene encoding dethiobiotin synthase — protein MKTKGFFVTGTDTNVGKTIITAAIVKTLNSINIKTCGMKPIETGCKRKDNKIVPCDGFFLKEMNIADEDIDLITPYCFEHPLAPMVASSLENKTIDINIIKGSFEKLSDKYDAVIVEGVGGLLVPIKTDYFIADIAKELNLPLVIVARPYLGTINHTMLTINFALNKGLEIAGLIMNNMYPYQELIAEKTNPDVVRKMIGNIPFMGVLPFLDNISGDEILKAFAENINIDGLKKYLNK, from the coding sequence ATGAAAACAAAAGGTTTTTTTGTTACAGGAACAGACACAAACGTAGGGAAAACCATAATTACAGCAGCGATCGTAAAAACATTGAATTCAATAAACATCAAGACTTGCGGCATGAAACCGATTGAGACTGGCTGTAAAAGAAAAGACAATAAGATTGTCCCTTGTGATGGGTTTTTTTTAAAAGAGATGAATATTGCAGATGAAGATATTGATCTGATAACGCCATACTGCTTCGAACATCCGCTTGCGCCAATGGTTGCATCATCGCTGGAAAATAAAACTATTGATATAAATATAATAAAAGGATCATTTGAAAAACTTTCAGATAAATACGATGCAGTAATTGTTGAAGGGGTGGGAGGGCTGCTCGTGCCGATAAAAACAGACTACTTCATTGCAGATATTGCAAAAGAACTAAATCTTCCTCTAGTTATAGTTGCAAGACCGTATCTGGGCACGATAAATCACACTATGCTGACAATAAATTTTGCTTTGAACAAAGGACTTGAGATAGCAGGTTTGATAATGAATAATATGTATCCCTATCAGGAATTAATTGCTGAAAAAACAAACCCTGATGTTGTGAGAAAGATGATAGGGAATATTCCCTTTATGGGTGTTTTGCCGTTTCTTGACAATATTTCAGGAGATGAGATATTGAAGGCATTCGCCGAAAACATAAATATTGACGGCCTTAAAAAATATTTAAATAAATGA
- a CDS encoding DUF2892 domain-containing protein, translated as MTKNMGTTDKIIRIIIAVVIGILYLTGNISGILAVVLGILAVIFLLTSFVGWCPLYVPFGISTKKK; from the coding sequence ATGACAAAAAATATGGGAACAACTGACAAGATAATAAGGATAATAATCGCAGTTGTTATAGGCATACTCTATTTAACAGGCAATATAAGCGGCATACTTGCTGTTGTGCTAGGAATATTAGCAGTTATATTCCTGCTCACAAGCTTTGTTGGATGGTGTCCGCTATATGTGCCATTTGGGATATCTACCAAGAAAAAATAA
- a CDS encoding 2-oxoacid:acceptor oxidoreductase family protein, with product MSEMVEIRWHGRGGQGTVTAAKVLADTCLSSGRYVQAFPEYGPERAGAPLRAYNRISSNELRMHCPVLKPQVVSVVDATLLDSINVADGSTENAIFVVNTMRDPKEIRAKLKAKSTQKVYTIDATKIAVDCIGRAMPNSPMLGAVCKVTGLVTLEHVLGDVKKSFGKKFSQKIIDGNLEATRRGYQEVNEG from the coding sequence ATGTCTGAGATGGTTGAAATTAGATGGCATGGCAGAGGAGGACAGGGAACCGTAACTGCCGCAAAAGTTTTGGCAGATACCTGCCTTAGCAGCGGCAGATACGTACAGGCATTTCCTGAGTACGGGCCTGAACGCGCAGGCGCTCCGCTTAGAGCTTATAACAGGATAAGCAGCAATGAACTTAGAATGCATTGTCCTGTGCTCAAACCTCAGGTTGTGAGTGTTGTTGATGCCACATTGCTTGACAGCATTAATGTTGCAGACGGCTCAACGGAGAACGCAATTTTTGTTGTGAACACCATGAGAGATCCGAAAGAAATAAGAGCAAAATTAAAAGCTAAATCAACTCAGAAAGTTTATACGATCGACGCGACAAAGATTGCGGTTGATTGCATTGGAAGGGCAATGCCGAATTCTCCTATGCTTGGAGCAGTATGCAAGGTAACAGGTCTTGTTACTCTTGAGCATGTTCTGGGAGATGTGAAGAAAAGCTTTGGTAAAAAATTCTCTCAAAAAATAATTGACGGAAACCTTGAGGCAACAAGACGCGGATATCAGGAGGTAAACGAGGGATGA
- a CDS encoding menaquinone biosynthesis protein produces the protein MTDIVEPAENRLRIGEIFYSNLFPIFYMLKKNCDCALYEFIHGVPSDLNKMVRNGEIDISPSSSIEYLRMRDEYEFIENHSISSIGAIGSIFLYSRRPIEKLNGMKILTSSQSETSTALLEIIFRKFLKINCNSEPGNISIESLIYGYNKAEAYMLIGDDAMKAVRKYESSCRGPELYIYDLGELWHKYTELPFTFALWIYKKNLSPEKQSLIKKLRKDLDAAKLLALKNFGLVADNFPLKEVLGGKEIVDYWENISYDFNDEHKKGLELFCQLSGELGLIKHRIDS, from the coding sequence ATGACCGATATTGTTGAACCAGCAGAAAACAGACTTAGGATAGGCGAGATATTTTACTCGAACTTATTCCCTATATTTTATATGCTTAAAAAAAACTGCGACTGTGCGCTTTATGAATTTATACATGGAGTGCCTTCGGATTTGAATAAAATGGTGAGAAATGGAGAGATTGATATAAGCCCTTCGTCGTCAATTGAGTATCTTCGTATGAGAGATGAATATGAATTTATAGAAAACCATTCAATAAGTTCGATAGGAGCGATTGGCAGTATATTTCTTTACAGCAGAAGACCGATAGAAAAGCTTAACGGCATGAAGATATTAACATCTTCACAGTCAGAGACATCAACTGCGCTTCTAGAAATAATATTCAGAAAATTTCTGAAGATAAACTGCAATTCTGAACCAGGAAACATAAGCATCGAAAGTTTAATTTACGGATATAATAAGGCCGAGGCCTATATGCTGATAGGCGACGATGCCATGAAAGCAGTGAGAAAATACGAATCATCCTGCAGAGGTCCGGAGCTTTATATATATGACCTTGGAGAATTGTGGCATAAATATACAGAACTCCCGTTTACATTCGCATTATGGATTTACAAAAAAAATCTCAGTCCTGAAAAACAAAGTCTTATCAAAAAACTTAGGAAAGATCTTGATGCCGCAAAATTACTTGCTCTCAAGAATTTTGGATTGGTAGCAGATAATTTTCCACTGAAAGAAGTTCTGGGCGGAAAAGAGATTGTTGATTACTGGGAAAATATATCTTATGATTTTAATGATGAACACAAAAAGGGACTTGAACTATTTTGTCAGTTGTCAGGAGAGCTTGGTTTGATAAAGCATCGAATTGATTCATAA
- the nuoF gene encoding NADH-quinone oxidoreductase subunit NuoF, with amino-acid sequence MKKDILIRVCMGPAGIAAGGKDILDEFKRIFHEKKIKASVGKKCSSHQVGCMGLCASDVLVDIVIDGIKTVYQHVKPDMVEKIVEDHIIGGKPVHRWMADEILVDFNKKQMKIVLSDCGKVDPEDIESYICADGYASARKVFSSMKPEDVINEIKLSGLRGRGGAGFPTGLKWELARKAQADTKYIICNADEGDPGAFMDRAVIEGNPHSVVEGMIITAYAVGSEKGYVYIRAEYPLAVERLRLAVKQAEDKGFLGKRIFNSDKNFNIVIKLGAGAFVCGEETALIASIEGQRGMPRSKPPFPVNKGLWEKPTVINNVETLANIPYIIKKGHAWYSSYGTEKSKGTKVFALTGKIKNTGLIEVPMGITLREIIYDIGGGLDEGKNLKAVQTGGPSGGCIPASMLDIKFDYESLAQAGSIVGSGGMIVLDNDDCMVNIAEYFTRFTQSESCGKCVPCRIGTKRLLEILEKITTGNGEEGDIEKLEELSEYIKKTSLCGLGQTAPNPVLSTIKYFRNEYEAHIREKKCPAKVCKHLLIYAIHKDICTGCGACKRVCPQEAIVGDHKFPHRIEHIKCIKCGACYDICRLNAVGRS; translated from the coding sequence ATGAAAAAGGATATATTGATAAGGGTATGCATGGGGCCTGCAGGTATTGCTGCAGGAGGGAAAGATATTCTTGACGAATTCAAAAGAATTTTTCATGAAAAAAAGATAAAGGCATCAGTCGGCAAAAAATGCTCATCTCATCAGGTTGGCTGTATGGGTTTGTGCGCAAGTGATGTTTTGGTCGACATTGTCATTGACGGAATTAAGACAGTATATCAGCATGTGAAGCCTGACATGGTCGAAAAAATAGTAGAAGATCATATTATTGGCGGGAAACCTGTGCATAGATGGATGGCTGACGAGATTCTGGTGGATTTTAATAAAAAACAGATGAAAATAGTTCTTTCTGATTGTGGAAAAGTTGATCCTGAAGATATCGAATCTTACATATGCGCAGATGGATATGCATCTGCGCGCAAAGTTTTTTCCTCAATGAAACCTGAAGATGTTATCAATGAAATAAAATTATCTGGTTTGCGTGGAAGAGGAGGAGCAGGTTTCCCCACGGGTTTGAAATGGGAGTTGGCAAGAAAGGCTCAAGCAGATACAAAATATATTATCTGCAATGCTGATGAAGGAGACCCCGGAGCATTTATGGACAGGGCAGTCATAGAGGGGAACCCGCATTCTGTTGTGGAAGGAATGATAATAACAGCGTATGCTGTTGGTTCTGAGAAAGGTTATGTGTATATAAGAGCAGAATATCCTCTTGCTGTTGAGAGACTGAGGCTTGCTGTTAAACAGGCGGAGGACAAAGGTTTTTTAGGAAAGAGGATATTCAATTCAGACAAAAATTTTAATATTGTTATAAAACTCGGAGCAGGCGCGTTCGTCTGCGGGGAAGAAACAGCGCTGATAGCTTCCATCGAAGGGCAGAGAGGAATGCCCAGATCCAAACCGCCTTTTCCTGTGAATAAGGGTTTATGGGAGAAGCCGACAGTCATCAATAATGTCGAGACACTGGCGAATATCCCTTACATAATCAAAAAAGGCCATGCGTGGTATTCATCATACGGGACTGAGAAATCAAAAGGCACAAAGGTATTTGCTTTAACAGGCAAGATAAAAAATACCGGACTGATAGAAGTGCCGATGGGCATAACCCTCAGAGAGATAATCTATGACATTGGCGGCGGACTTGATGAGGGAAAAAATTTAAAAGCTGTTCAGACAGGCGGTCCGTCAGGAGGGTGCATTCCAGCCAGTATGCTCGACATAAAATTCGATTACGAGTCTCTTGCACAAGCAGGCTCTATAGTTGGTTCCGGAGGGATGATAGTTCTGGACAATGATGACTGTATGGTGAATATAGCTGAATATTTCACACGGTTTACTCAGTCAGAATCTTGCGGAAAGTGCGTTCCATGCAGAATAGGGACTAAGAGACTTCTTGAGATACTGGAAAAAATAACAACCGGTAATGGAGAAGAAGGAGACATAGAAAAACTTGAAGAACTGAGCGAATATATAAAAAAAACATCTCTCTGCGGTCTTGGACAGACAGCACCTAATCCTGTGCTCAGCACTATAAAATATTTCAGGAACGAATATGAAGCGCACATAAGAGAAAAAAAGTGTCCCGCAAAAGTATGCAAGCACCTTCTTATATATGCGATTCACAAAGATATATGTACAGGATGCGGTGCCTGCAAGAGAGTATGTCCTCAAGAAGCTATAGTAGGCGACCATAAGTTTCCGCACAGGATAGAACACATTAAATGCATAAAATGCGGTGCGTGTTATGACATCTGCCGGTTGAATGCAGTGGGCAGGAGTTAA